The Argentina anserina chromosome 3, drPotAnse1.1, whole genome shotgun sequence genome includes a region encoding these proteins:
- the LOC126785670 gene encoding AAA-ATPase At5g17760-like, giving the protein MESLKQIPAMVSKRLSAWASMVVSLILRFFRFLFMAFPGFFKTWLSDPMTLQIDEYHGINSRNQLFGALELYLQNKISPSTRLLKITQTRKDSIFSTHFSDNQEFEDVFEDIQLKWKFNIISKDSNHPSVASKRKQYFQLAFDLEHKEKVMSSYLPYVLETFKTMKEERKLVKLHTLVRVDPYKIRWVSITLEHPATFETLAMDLELKASVLEDLEKFVKRKEFYQRVGRAWKRGYLLYGPPGTGKSSLVAAMANYLKFDIYDLQLTHLKSDMELRKALIATTNKSILVIEDIDCSQAELQDRNSGKGTRKNEPEGQQITLSGLLNFTDGLWSSCGEERIFIFTTNHKSKLDPALLRSGRMDMHIHMSYCSYEGFKTLSSNYLAISDHPLFEKIESLLKETKITPAQVAEALMKSEDAEVALQGLITVLKEKRYKGDEYRDEGEVENLTYFI; this is encoded by the exons ATGGAATCTCTGAAACAAATACCTGCTATGGTATCAAAAAGGTTATCAGCTTGGGCTTCTATGGTTGTTTCCTTGATTCTGAGATTCTtcagatttttgtttatggcCTTCCCCGGCTTCTTCAAGACTTGGTTATCTGATCCCATGACTTTACAAATTGATGAATACCATGGAATCAATAGTCGTAACCAACTTTTCGGTGCCTTGGAGCTTTACTTGCAGAACAAGATCAGCCCCTCCACTAGACTCCTCAAAATTACGCAAACTCGGAAAGATAGTATTTTCAGCACCCATTTTTCAGACAATCAAGAATTTGAAGATGTGTTTGAAGATATTCAGCTCAAGTGGAAGTTCAATATCATATCTAAAGACTCCAATCACCCTTCTGTAGCATCCAAGAGAAAGCAGTACTTCCAACTTGCATTCGACTTAGAACACAAGGAAAAGGTCATGAGTTCTTACTTGCCTTATGTTTTGGAGACATTCAAGACCATGAAGGAGGAGAGAAAGCTTGTCAAGCTGCATACTCTTGTAAGAGTAGATCCTTATAAAATCAGATGGGTTTCAATTACTCTCGAACACCCTGCAACATTTGAAACTTTAGCTATGGATTTGGAGCTGAAGGCGTCTGTTTTGGAGGATTTGGAAAAATTTGTTAAGAGGAAAGAGTTCTATCAAAGAGTAGGAAGAGCTTGGAAGCGAGGGTATCTTTTATATGGGCCTCCAGGCACTGGCAAATCGTCGCTTGTAGCCGCCATGGCTAATTACCTCAAGTTTGATATCTATGACTTGCAGCTTACTCATTTGAAATCGGACATGGAATTGAGAAAGGCATTGATTGCAACAACAAATAAATCTATACTTGTGATTGAGGATATTGATTGTAGTCAAGCAGAACTGCAAGATCGAAACTCTGGTAAGGGCACTAGGAAAAATGAGCCAGAAGGCCAGCAG ATTACGCTGTCTGGACTACTAAACTTCACAGATGGCCTGTGGTCTAGTTGTGGAGAAGAAAGAATCTTCATATTCACTACCAATCACAAAAGCAAGCTAGACCCTGCATTGCTGCGATCAGGACGAATGGACATGCACATTCATATGTCGTATTGCTCGTATGAGGGCTTCAAAACATTGTCCTCAAATTACCTTGCAATTTCTGACCATCCTTTGTTTGAGAAAATTGAAAGCCTACTGAAGGAGACGAAGATCACTCCTGCACAAGTTGCTGAGGCATTAATGAAGAGTGAAGATGCTGAAGTTGCACTCCAGGGTCTGATTACGGTTCTAAAGGAAAAGAGATACAAGGGTGACGAGTATCGAGATGAAGGTGAAGTGGAGAACTTaacttattttatttga